The Arctopsyche grandis isolate Sample6627 chromosome 12, ASM5162203v2, whole genome shotgun sequence genome includes the window gagctatacttcgTTCTCGCCGTCACTTGCCtctatatatatgaaaatgatgTTTATTTGTCGTTGAACGATAGCTTCAGGAGCtgtaatgtgtgtatatgtatgggtgaccagtggctgtgtgtgtgtcgtcgtctctcgttcagctcgctctggagcacGTGCTGGAACAGGACGGGGTGGGGAATTAGACACGTCAAGTCGGTTTTATCCTCGTTTATTAAGGAGTAGATGGCGAGCCGGGGAGTTTCTCGGCGCCTGTGCCCTTTtatggcgggggctgtggatgagtacgctggctggtcaggcaaggtagaccagccacgccaagaccgTCTCGGCCGGCGGATGGCGAGCGTCTGAGAGCTCGCCGTGTTCGAGGCTTGGGTCGAACACGTGGTCGAGTATAGTCGGTAGACATAGTCGATGAGGCACGACTATGGAAGAAGCCATACTCCTTCTATTATGGAGGGCTTCTATGAtgctgtaggcggggtaggatgtgttgaccgtatcccagcctaacgaaacactgttgtgcttgttttaataaagttttattgtttgcctaaatattgtacaaaggtattatatttgggcaaaagtatgtcgttcagcggtctctggatatggtagagtgtcgctggctcggcattcggctatgttcagaaggtctctggatgcggcagtgtgttgctggctcgttcgttcggttatgttcagaaggtctctggatacggcagtgtgttgctggctcgttcggctggttgatcttccaagtccgcgtagtgtagtggtggcaggtcaggagctggatgtcgactggtctgctgctgtgtgtcgacgcttgctgctgtgggtcgactggtctggtgctgtgtgtcgacgcttgatgctgtgggtcgactggttttgggaatgtattctgcgtcgcagtaaatgttttgatgaatgtgacgagattcccacaaTGCCAATGAGCGCTCGCCGTGATCGCTTGGGTGGATCACGGGGCCAGCCTGCCTTGGTTCGAGGCCGGCTTTTACGAGAATCTAGCACGACTGACAGATGATCAGAGCAAAAGAGAGAAAACAAAAGCCGAAGCCGTAAGAGGACAACTAACGGCCATGAGGGTTTTTGGCTCGGACAGTCGTCATCCCTTTCATGCCCGGTGGCGTCGATCGAAGACATTAGTGTTGATCGAGGGTGGCGAGCAGGGTGTGCGGTGTGCGGCGTGCGGGTTGCTGGTGTTGGTGTGGGTGTGGGGTGTGGAGTgcgtgtgggtgtgggtgtggacAGACGGCGCGTGTAAATAAATAGAGGGGCGTGGGCGGCGGGAGCGGGAGCGAGAGCGGGGCGCGCATATGCGAGTTGTCGGTGTCTGTGTCTGTGTCTGTGTCGGAATTGCGGAGCGCGGAATCTGCCCTCACCCTCATGTCCGCGGCAGAGGCGACAGGAGCGGGGGCGGGGGCCGGAAGCGGAAGCGGGAATGGGGGGGAAGTGGGGGGCGGCGACGCGGCGTCCGAGTGCTCGTCGGGGAGTACCTTGCACGAGGGCTCCGTCATCTCCACGGTTCCCGACCGCCACGGATTCCTGGGAGGAGCGCAGTACAGCCCCGAGCCGTtagtctctctctctttcgctAGCCTGTTGCTGCTCTTTCACTACTAAATACACATCAGTCAGCTCTCACTGCTCACTGCTCACTGCTCACTGCTCACTGCCGACTGCTGATCGCCCCTTCGATCACCCCTTCGTGCGAAGAGGTGATCGAACATCGAAACATGTTTTCCTTATTATGCCCAGTATCTCGTCATAATTCAAGTCTATTCTACAGAACCAACCGAGCgggaattttaaattaatttgttttcgattGTGGTTGaaagaatcgaaatcgaaatccgATTATTATGCGTGGTAATGATTGCGTGCGTGTAACTTTTCCCCGAAATCGACATAATTTTTGTCGAGGCTGCCAATTAACGAGTGGTGAGTTAAATGGTGACGAGTGGGCGTCGTGGTCGATGATTGTGACATTGGTGTGACCTGTGTAGCACGATTGGTAATCGTTTATAGCTAGCTCTTTAGTCGTTATCGTTTTGATCCATCTCAATTTGCCGTTTCTGCGTGCACGTTGCCGACACTACAGCTCCGCCTTTTTCTTTTCAGTAAACGAACTCTATCGCCGACCACTATATTGAGAAGAGAACAGAAATGGATCCGCATGCTGAACAACTGGGAAGGGTTCATgaccaaaaattacaaaaaggtTCGAGAAAGATGTCGCAAAGGAATCCCGGCTTCTGTGCGAGCGCGCGCCTGGTTATATCTCTGCGGTGGGCAGTTGCTGATGCAGCGTCACCCCCAGCTGTATCAAGAGCTCCTCGAGGAAACCGGCGATCCCAAATGTATGGAAGACATCAAAAAAGATCTGCACAGACAGTTTCCCTATCACGAAATGTTCGTTAACGAAGAAGGACCCGGGTAATTATCTATGTACTCGCACATTCATATATCTAATAGTATTTTGACTCATTTTATGATTGTCGTGCCGGATGCACAATATCACTTATGCGTAATTGTACAATATCGTATATTCGATCATTCTCTAATTTTTTCGCTCGCCAATTCAATTCACACTGGTGAGATGAaagatagattttttttattaaaccaaAAAGTAAAATCTATAAGCGTCCAAAACTGATGTAAAATTGACTTTCTGGGAATATCATATTATACTATAAACTAGTGttagacccgttgatttcaacaggtggtttcgaaaaggaattgaaactcgaataaaaataaagttaaagatattgaatcgactggtttcggaaagaaattgatgcacgaagtgattacgaattacgaattaagttttgtgcatcgccgaccccccgacgcctttgcccccagcgcccccgatgcctccgtcgctccgggggcttcgcccccagcgccgccgacgcctccggcgcccccagcacccccgatgccttcggcaccccgggggcttcgccgccaacgcctccggcgcccccagcgccccgatgccttcggcaccccgggggcttcgcccccagcgccgccgaggcctccgtcgcccccagcccccccgatgccttcggtaCCCagagggcttcgccctcagcgccgCCGAGGCCTccgtcgcccccagcgtccccgatgccttcggcatcccgggggcttcgcccccagcgccaccgacgcctccagcgccccgatgccttcggcccCAGCACTGCCCCCAGCccaaaaaattttgttccccatactggttgacggttgatcgtccgtcacatatatacatacaaatatatttagcgacagtccgtttttatatataatatacttcaTTAAGTCATAAAATTAATTCTCAAAAAAAAGCAATCGATGAATTCCCAATGAAAATAAgtgactatttaaaaaaaattaattacttattcatatgtatgtttgtatatatatatatatataaaattcaaaaattctgTACGAAATATCAACTCGAGAATTATATCTCGCGATTCTGTAAAAGGGTTACCGGCCAAGAAAGTGGTAAAAGGAAGAGTATGGGTATTTCTCtaggttacacgacaattggtgcaagtccaaaaggttcaacgacaaaatgtacccgaaaattagtgcactgacaaaatgtacccgcgacaaaatgttcacgcgacaaaatgtccaagGAAATAATGTTCGAgcgacaaaattttcaaaaatcctaaatttttaaagttaattttaaattattattatttttcaatttaaataagtaaatattggatacggttgagaacacctgtcattTACACTAATtaaataacgcccgcgatgtgtacgataaaaagtaaattcattttaaataaagaaaattttggagacggttgagaagccctgccatataaactgattcaatgtaatctgcagttcatacgcttagaaagtattttttttttcaatttaaataagaacccccaaaaattaaactaattcaatgacattttaaaatgatatttaatgagtcacaatgacattcgcttaaaatgtaattgttcaatttaaataagaatatgttggtgcggttgagaacacctgtaatttatactaatttaataacatccgcgatctatatgataaaaagtaccatatacatcgataaataggaaataggaaaatttaggatttttgaacattttgtcgcttgaacattatttccgtggacattttgtcgtatgaacattttgtcgcgggtacattttgtcgcgtgaacattttgtcgcgggtacattttgtcagtgcactaattttcgggtacattttgtcgttgaaccttttggacttgcaccaattgtcgcgtccccattTCTCtatcccactcctttccttttggacaTACCAGGGTATAATTTCTTTGATCTTTAGAGAAATCTCTCACTGTtgggatttatttatttatttttataatagttttgaaccattgtggcattacaggaagaacctaatgcgccacaatggcctacatttgaaaaagataaaaaaacatgatataaaaacaagtaaactgtaaataaagaaaaaaagcaaaagcagaaaacatggtaaaataaaataataaaaaaaaaacaaaagagaaaaaaaataacaaaagtgtaaaaattaaaaataaaatccataaatcccattctttgtttacactgaacaaaattaaaatagtatataaaaatatacaaaggagaaagaaaaagtaaaacaaaatataaataaaaataaaatcacagcgaggcccaaatggaagagagtagattaagattccactcattcatcacattcaaattaagaaagtaatgatgagcgcaggttaccagataaatatgttaagataatatccgataatctacgctccccaaggtggaaaatatcacattcagtgacagcagcaacgatttcattgagaagtcgaatagctcttggaataggagccattcgaaaaagaactgtgcgagcagcaggtacaaccatcaaatgatgatgtctaccacgcacataattattagggacataaagtcccaactgttccagcaacaacgggcatgacgtattaccacgcaatagctggagaacgaaacgaattaacgagaagtttctccgaagttcaagagaattatacccaagcatgcccaaaaggaaaggagtaggatagagatatgggtagtacccatactctttcttataaagaaaacgaagaaatgcttattgcattttttttgatcttgaTCTCCCAAATTACTCGGGTGTGTGGTGGACATCATAAATTGATGGTAATTCCTGTGCCTTGCATCATCTCATGTTCCAAGAGACATCCacgttttctataaaaaaaaaattaccttttaatgagtaaatttttaaaatcttcgtaattgtgttttttttttttagcgtATTTCACATTTTCAACTTGTTCCTAACGTTGTTTTTGCAGACAACAAGAACTTTTTTCAGTGCTGAAGGCGTACTCTGTGCTTAATCCCAAAGTTGGATATTTTCAAGCACAAGCGCCCGTAGCCGCTTTCCTCCTGATGCATATGCCGTCCGTACAAGCTTTTTGGTGCCTAGTTAGCATTTCTGATAAATATCTTGCAGGGTATTACAATCCCGGACTGGAGGTAAACGTTTTTGGATGACTCACATACAGTATATCGTATTGTACATTTTCCGTATTAAATCGCTGAGATTTCACAGGTATTACAGAAGGATGGAGATATATTGTTTGCACTGTTGAAACGAACGGCCCCGTCTGTACATCGTCATTTACTACGCCATCACGTTGAGCCGTCGTTGTACGCCACCGAGTGGTTTTTGTGCGCTTTGACACGAACTTTACCTTGGGATTGTTTGCTGAGGCTATGGGACTGTTTTTTATGTGAAGGAGTGAAGGTACTAACTTGCCCtcaaatatgtgcatatgtattataattgaacTTTGACCGTTATATTTATACTTCCGTATTAGGTTTTATTTAAAGCGTCGCTCGTGATTCTGCAAGGATCCCTCGGTTCGGCAAAAGTGCGAAAGAGAGCTGCCGGTCTTTGTGAAACTGTCGaaattttgagacatccacCCGAAGGTATACTCTCGGAAGAATACCTCATATATCACATGGCTCGCTTAAACTTGACTGAAGAAGATTTTGAACTCGAGCATCAAAGACAAACCGCCAAAAGAAAGTTTACCAGCAAGAGGTAACCAATTTTGAAATCGGAAGAGTCACATACGTAGAGTAAAACATTGGcgataactttttttttctttttattttaattttctattgtgTTGTGCACATGTTTTCTTTGTGTTCGTTTTTATGAAATGtgtcattattaaaaatattatatttaacacttGGTTACTTGGAgtcgaaaaatatcaatatcaatattgTAAAAAGAGATAGAGACTTGCTCGAaaggttcatatacatatattatataattatataatgcatacatatatatatatatcaaaaaaattttcatacatttatacataatttacgaACATTAGAGgagtaatgattttttttttttttaaataaaaactaatgtATGTAGaggcatattataaatatagaaaaaaaatatcaaaaaatatttccatacattttagtGCGGCTAAAGCAATTTACATTCCAGGTGCATTTTGAAAGTCGTAACTGATTTAGGGTAAACGTTTGTGACTGACTGCAAGGTGTAGCGTAAACTTAATGTGATTTAACGTAATGAAAACGAAAGTGAATGTAAACATAAATAAAGTCGGGCAAAGAGTGCTGGTCCACATGCACACGTGTCTTATCACTTCATGTCTATCGTAAAATGTGTAATAGAAAGAGTGTCTAAAATGAACCCAACCACAACTAGAACGTTGTGGATTTCACATTTCGATTATCTCGTGCGTAGTCGTAACAAAATGGTTAGACACGGAGAAAGCGTAGAATTTCAGGATTCGGGATTTAGATATTTGGCTTTCCCGAAATGACAATGAAAATAATTCCGTCAATtaaagataatataaaatatatagtgatatagaaatgtaaatatgtaacattgtatgtatgtatgtatgtgtgtagtgtTGTGACGCTTGGCCAGAGTTTGGAGGAAGAAATGCAGATGCAAATGCAAACGGGCAGCCTAAACTGTTGGCTATGCTAGTCAGTGAAATATAACTTGTAGTCTGTCTTGATTTCTTCTATAATCGAATACATTTCACATTTCAAACAGACTTGTACTGTAgttaacataaaatatattatagataggtgtaattttctttattactttattactgtttgtttacatacatatgtagatatatgagaATACttatagataaaatatttcgttgcatattttaaatatttatgtgtgtgttaAGTTTCAGTTAACTATTATTTTGCATCAACTtgcgtttaaataatttatttggtttggCCGAAGGGctgtttctttcgaaattaaagTGCACACGAATCTCAACATCGTCAACATTAAGTTGGATTTAGATAAAAGTTACGCTCTCATTTTTatgtttctatgtatgtaataatacttATCATGAGAGATTGGCAGACAAGTTGCTTTTGcccaaaaaaatggttcactattgccaAAATCTTttcttttgctctcttgctttgtcggacaatagtgaaccattttttggttCACTATTGGAAAAAGCAACTTGTCTGCTTATCATAATAGTGAAAATTATCATAGAACAGTCAATTGaggtaaaatattatacacgCGTGTGTAAATGTTGTATTATCCAAACACTAATTAATCATTCACAAGTATTATTGTCAACTATTACGTaattgtaatgtatgtatgtatattattaattaacttgtgtatatctacatatttatttatagtggtTAAAAACTTTCAGGtgcaatttttgtatttattaagacaataaattttattatttgttattcGACAAACTAATATGTAGTTTAAAAGTTATGTTATTTATTCACATAAGCAAAATACAGAATATTACgtatacacttacatatatctCATATGCCAAAATAAGgttatacatacaattaaattaaacaaaatttttccaataaataGCGACAAGTAATTATTATGTTTAAGATTCACATTTGATTACTACTTTTCATCTTCTATTTTCtacgtatcatattatatgtatatgtatttattaatatatgttcatacatatatgaaatcatTACTTTTTGAAAAATGTCTTTGTTTCTCGTTGAtgcagtttttatttttaatgtcgaatCTCAAATAAAACAAGTCAttttgttgtacatatgtatcaatcaAAAGTATAGTTCTAATAAAAATGGCCATTTTTCTCTTCAGGACGtgtcgtaatatatttttattcttagaTGAGCATATTGCAATTACAACGAAGCGATTTATGTCTAGatctatatatttgtttatatgtacctatgtaattGTAATGTAATTATTCGTGCAATAACAATTCTTTCTTGTAATCGGTCTTCCCCCAAAAGGCAattgtaagatttttttaaataagaaaattattaataaaatttaacattttctgTATATCTGGTGATTTATTGTGAAAGTTAAATATTAACTGTAACTTCGAGAGTACAAATTTGAATAAAGAAAATacctttgtataaaatataccaatgttttttttttcatttttgcgtTATTGAGTAGACAGAGTGgggcatgtacatatttacatctaAAATATTGAACATAATTGTCGCGAGGTGagtcatatgtatgtcacagtgaaattataatttcactgactcgaGTAGTGAATACGGatgtaacaatagaattacaaattcgcTTCTCAATATCGgtgaatttttaattcgaaCGCTAATACACCATGCAATAGTGCACGTCGTACTACCAACCCGCCGTGTATTCCAATGATATGATAAGATGCGAATTTTCAAGAAAGTCGTTTGCTGATCATATGTGTGCTAATCAGTTTCAGTTTGAAGTGAATATAAAAGCGTTGTTCGGGTCTTCGTAatcataaactttatttttatagtacgttatatcaattaattattgaatcgtAAAGCATtctatgaaataatattatgttgGTATTTCACTactgacaaaaattataatttcacaatGGGGACCAGTGAATATCTAATTTCCGtagtttgatttgatttttaaatgctttttattattacgaaattatgttcacaatacatcttatatctattttaatagctactgatctactgatcattttctattcaatttaatttaatttggttattgtaacatattcaatattgtacatatgcatttagACACATGGAagtgtataatttaaatatgtgcaGGTatagatgtagaaatgcatctAATTAGTTTATTTCCCTGTGAATAAACTAGTCTCTTAAAACTGCCCCTCCTGTCGAAATGTTGTAAATTGCAGTTTGTTGTCATTGGCTGGAAATGCAGTAATGACAGCAATTGATCGGCGGTTGGCAGCACTGATCTTTCGTTTGACAGTACTGGGTGGTGTGGTGTCAAGTcttgtaaattttgaatttttcaaaaataatttagagTAAATGCCAAAATGCTATCGTCTATTCTCCGAGAGCATCAGGCCAAGGAAGCAGCCAAGAAAGTGGTTCAAGGTACTGCATTCGTactgttgtttatttatttttctgctACTTTGTCTACtcttaattgataataattatattattcgatCGCTATTGCAGAACAGAAACGCAAAGACGCTGTAGCATCAGCCAATAATCTAACGCAGGCATTGGTGGATCATTTAAATGTCGGGTAGGTGAAGTAGACCGTCATTATTTACTACAGTTGACACGCATTCGATCCCCGCTGTGGCACAATTAATGGTGGACAGTtataataaactaaaataaCCAATTATCATTTTGTGTTCAGGGTTGCTCAGGCGTATCTAAACCAAAAAAGATTAGACGCTGAAGCGAAACAACTTCATCAGGGAGCTATCGGATTTGCCAAGCAGACTCAGCAGTGGCTTAATTTAGTCGAAAGTTTTAGCAGTGCTCTGAAAGAGATCGGCGATGTAGAAAATTGGGCTCGGACTATAGAGAACGATATGAAAGTAATTACCGATGCTCTCGAGTGTGCATATAAAGTAACCCAGGAGACTCGATGATTCTTTTTGTGCAATTTTAGCTTGAAGCTTATAATTTTTTGcgttaattttaatcaaaaagagTGTCAGTGTACTGGAAATTTCAGTAGAGGTTGCAAATAATCTTTATTTAATAAGCTTTGAAacctctttttttatatttaacgtatacatattaagttttgttattatatttaagtatacttgtacaaaataaaataaaaacttgaaTTTCGTATTTTACTTTCAATAATTCTGTATTAATATTAGAAGGCTGTTTTCACACCTTTTTTTAaagatgaaatttaatattattattatattatacatatacgggTCTCACATGCTTTATACATTGTTAATTGGAAAATACTTTTACCAGATTgaccaaatatatgtaatatccatacacatgataaatatgactcaaatgatgtatttatgtatgtatgtattatacttacaaaacattttatttattgttcaagatgcgattttttttttcaaataatactttgcaaatacaataaaatccaTTTAAAGATTTTAgcttttgaatttgtatttttgtatttctttgattttgggtGTACACATTCAATAATAACCTTTCacatgactttttttttttaaaaaaaggtgCCGAACTCATTTCTTGtttggaaaagattatattcaaattacattacatagaatattcatttgaaacaaaaaatactgagacaaaaaggtgccggaacgcttTTTATACATTTGACGAATTGTACTGTTGGCTAAAAATGTACTGTAAATAATAGTAGTAGAACTTGGATGCATAGATGGTATAAAATATTCGTCCGCACTGTACAATTCATGTATTTAGAATACAATGTGCCAAACCACAATGGTGGAAATCCTTGGTTTCAAGTACTACGACTTTGGGTAAATAGATGgtgtgaaatattgtttttatcgaTAGTTGTGTCAGTCAGACATTGCATGCTGTTGCGTCTGGTCGCTCTTCGTCGGTTCTCCGATTACGCTCAATACAATTACAGgtattatactatattttattttatattctcattttaatcacaatagCTATTTACTTTCATTGTTTTTATCATTCTGTGCATATCTCTTCATACATATAATGGGTAATTCTTATCGTCAATGCAAACAGAGTATAGCGAAGTCAGATTTATAGTGAAAGTACACTGATTATATTTTTGTGTTGCaacaatttaatcaaatgtaaaGCCGAGTATTGATTTTTCTTCTAGATATCACACACACTCACAATTACGTCTAATTActtaattgctttatttcaGAGTAAACATGAACAAACTTAAAGATTCTCCTAGAGTTCTGTCCATCCAAAGCCATGTAATTCATGGGTACGTCGGTAACAAAAGTGCTACGTTTCCCTTACAGGTgagttaatttataataatatttttgttacacatatatatgtattatacgagtatgtacatattgtgaatTGCTGTGTGACAGGTATTGGGCTTTGAAGTGGACGCCATTAACACAGTTCAATTTTCTAACCACACCGGTTACGAGCACGTTAAAGGACAAGTCGTCAACGGCACCGAAGTGATGGAGCTGATGGAAGGTTTGTCGCTCAACAACATCGACCATTATACTCACCTCCTGACCGGTTATTCCAGAAGCCCTGAATCACTTCTCGAGGTTGCAAACATTGtgaaaaaattgaaagcgaAAAACCCCGATTTACTCTACGGTCAGTGGAATTTCATTTAGTTGATATTCTAGCGGTGAAgacagtattaaaaattatccaCCTGTTTTTTAGTGTGCGATCCCGTAATGGGCGACAACGGTAAGATGTACGTGCCCCAAGAAGTTTTACCCGTGTATAGAGATACCGTAATTGGTTTGGCCGATATACTTACCCCTAATCAATACGAAACCGAGTTGTTGACTGGAATCAAGATAAATAACTTGAAAGATGCCCGTAAGGCTATACAGAAGCTTCACGATGCAGGAGCAAAAATTGTAGTATTATCCAGCAGCGAGTTGGGAGACGAAAACAACATGATAAGCATCGCCAGTATCGTTAAtggtaattatgtatataaaattgtgttgtgtgtatagaTAACTCGGCTAAATGGTAAATAGTATCCAACTCGATGggtcattacatacataaatagttggAATTGTAATTTTAGGAAATTGTTATTCGATACGCTTCCCAAAATTTGCTGCAAACTTTACGGGCACCGGTGATCTGTTTGCCGCCTTGATGTTGGCATGGACTTACAAGAGCGATTTAGATATCAAGTCGTCGTTGGAGAAGACTATCTCTACTATGCAATGCATATTGAAGGATACTCTGGATTTTGCCAAAGGTAATGCGATTTGAATTCGATTAATGcgatttctatgtacatataatattgtatgtgtgtatgtattttcagaAAAATATGGAGACACGAAATTGACGTCTGATAAGGTTGAATTGCGTCTCATACAAAACAAGAACACTATCGAAAACCCAATCATAGAAGCTACGGCTACCattgttgaataattttttttttatcgtaaatgttatacatatatcaacgaCAATAATCATATTGTGACTTGTaggaaatgtgtttgtaaaGTGTATTTTTAGCTAGTTACTTGACCAAAATTAAAGGGCTTCCCATGTTTATCGTTTTGTAAAGCTTTTGTTAAGTTTTTCCATGTGAacatatcatatcatatcatatatatgtatatgtatatgtacactgtTAACATTGTATTGTAAGTGTTAGCTATTTATagatgttataaaaattatatgtatacatattt containing:
- the LOC143920144 gene encoding TBC1 domain family member whacked-like is translated as MSAAEATGAGAGAGSGSGNGGEVGGGDAASECSSGSTLHEGSVISTVPDRHGFLGGAQYSPEPKRTLSPTTILRREQKWIRMLNNWEGFMTKNYKKVRERCRKGIPASVRARAWLYLCGGQLLMQRHPQLYQELLEETGDPKCMEDIKKDLHRQFPYHEMFVNEEGPGQQELFSVLKAYSVLNPKVGYFQAQAPVAAFLLMHMPSVQAFWCLVSISDKYLAGYYNPGLEVLQKDGDILFALLKRTAPSVHRHLLRHHVEPSLYATEWFLCALTRTLPWDCLLRLWDCFLCEGVKVLFKASLVILQGSLGSAKVRKRAAGLCETVEILRHPPEGILSEEYLIYHMARLNLTEEDFELEHQRQTAKRKFTSKRCILKVVTDLGRAKSAGPHAHVSYHFMSIVKCVIERVSKMNPTTTRTLWISHFDYLCCDAWPEFGGRNADANANGQPKLLAMLCTSYYQPAVYSNDMIRCEFSRKSFADHMCANQFQFEVNIKALFGSS
- the Blos1 gene encoding biogenesis of lysosome-related organelles complex 1 subunit 1, producing MLSSILREHQAKEAAKKVVQEQKRKDAVASANNLTQALVDHLNVGVAQAYLNQKRLDAEAKQLHQGAIGFAKQTQQWLNLVESFSSALKEIGDVENWARTIENDMKVITDALECAYKVTQETR
- the Pdxk gene encoding pyridoxal kinase translates to MLLRLVALRRFSDYAQYNYRVNMNKLKDSPRVLSIQSHVIHGYVGNKSATFPLQVLGFEVDAINTVQFSNHTGYEHVKGQVVNGTEVMELMEGLSLNNIDHYTHLLTGYSRSPESLLEVANIVKKLKAKNPDLLYVCDPVMGDNGKMYVPQEVLPVYRDTVIGLADILTPNQYETELLTGIKINNLKDARKAIQKLHDAGAKIVVLSSSELGDENNMISIASIVNGNCYSIRFPKFAANFTGTGDLFAALMLAWTYKSDLDIKSSLEKTISTMQCILKDTLDFAKEKYGDTKLTSDKVELRLIQNKNTIENPIIEATATIVE